The following coding sequences lie in one Stenotrophomonas rhizophila genomic window:
- a CDS encoding YihY/virulence factor BrkB family protein — protein MSSLPPAPTPDADPSPAHAGVPPRLRKYVDRLQRSFPMAVGKRFVEIDVLTQAASVSFYALLSMAPLLVLLLWLTASLYPPAQQALIAQINDVAGSSAATVADTVLKNADNQPDVGSLAGVWSTLLLFIGATAVFAQLQNALNLIFNTSGERLDGIVAWLRKRVFSFGVVLALGFLLILSMTATTMLQVAFAQLPSVLPAIGYLTSLALYTVGFAFLYHYLPDRRVAWRQAFIGGAITSALFALGRYGIGLYIATVAPGSAYGSMGALVISLVWIYYATVVFFVGALMTAVIDERLRAHFHLAQAGIAVPKPGEATGS, from the coding sequence ATGTCTTCACTGCCGCCTGCCCCCACCCCCGACGCCGATCCCTCGCCCGCCCACGCCGGCGTGCCGCCGCGCCTGCGCAAGTATGTCGACCGGCTGCAACGCAGCTTCCCGATGGCCGTGGGCAAGCGCTTCGTCGAGATCGACGTGCTCACCCAGGCCGCCTCGGTCTCCTTCTACGCCCTGCTGTCGATGGCGCCGCTGCTGGTGCTGCTGTTGTGGCTCACCGCCTCGCTGTATCCGCCGGCGCAACAGGCGCTGATCGCCCAGATCAACGACGTGGCCGGCAGCAGTGCCGCCACCGTGGCCGACACCGTGCTCAAGAACGCCGACAACCAGCCCGACGTGGGTTCGCTGGCCGGGGTCTGGAGCACGCTGCTGCTGTTCATCGGCGCCACGGCGGTGTTTGCGCAGCTGCAGAACGCGCTGAACCTGATCTTCAACACCAGTGGCGAGCGCCTGGACGGCATCGTGGCGTGGCTGCGCAAGCGCGTGTTCTCCTTCGGCGTGGTGCTGGCGCTGGGCTTCCTGCTGATCCTGTCGATGACCGCCACCACCATGCTGCAGGTGGCCTTCGCGCAGCTGCCCTCGGTGCTGCCGGCAATCGGCTACCTGACCAGCCTGGCGCTGTACACGGTGGGCTTCGCCTTCCTGTATCACTACCTGCCCGACCGCCGCGTGGCCTGGCGACAAGCCTTCATCGGCGGGGCCATCACCTCGGCGCTGTTCGCGTTGGGCCGCTATGGCATCGGCCTGTACATCGCCACCGTCGCGCCGGGCAGCGCCTACGGCTCGATGGGCGCGCTGGTGATCTCGCTGGTGTGGATCTACTACGCCACGGTGGTGTTCTTCGTGGGCGCGCTGATGACCGCGGTCATCGATGAACGCCTGCGCGCGCATTTCCACCTGGCCCAGGCGGGCATCGCCGTGCCCAAACCGGGCGAAGCGACCGGCAGCTAG
- the dnaG gene encoding DNA primase — protein MARIPDAFIDDLLARSDIVEVVGSRVPLKRQGKEYAARCPFHDERSASFTVSPTKQFYHCFGCGAHGTAISFLMNYDRLEFLDAVDELAKRVGMEVPRDTQPRTAQQQDDSRELYSALDAATRFFQKSLEESDKARAYLDQRGVDEENRTRFAIGYAPDGYSALKDALGKDERRMKLLDRAGLFSKNDRGHVYDKFRDRVMFPIFDRRGRVIAYGGRVMEKDDGPKYLNSPETALFHKGRELYGLWQVRQANQKIERLIVVEGYMDVVSLFQYGVTQAVATLGTATTPDHAELLFRNAPDVFFCFDGDAAGRRAGWRALESVLPRMKDGRQAFFLFLPDGEDPDTIVRKEGSAAFDERLKQATPLSQFFFDELTREVNMATLDGKARLAERAKPMLAQIPDGAFGDLMKQQLTTLTGLGARPTASAQPSRPSPRAVAPTQRRSLVRAAIAILLQQPSLAMTLEGHHFNGLRLPGIELLLELLGLVEQRPDITTGALLEHFEGREEQASLQKLAAHTQPGDEAMWTEELHDAVAQLEKQLMRQRMDELQAKQSQQGLDDTDKYELRELLKARSTLRF, from the coding sequence ATGGCCCGTATCCCCGACGCATTCATCGACGACCTGCTGGCCCGCTCCGACATTGTCGAGGTGGTGGGCAGCCGCGTGCCGCTGAAGCGCCAAGGCAAGGAATACGCCGCACGCTGCCCGTTCCACGACGAGCGCTCGGCCTCGTTCACGGTCTCGCCCACCAAGCAGTTCTATCACTGCTTCGGCTGTGGCGCGCATGGCACCGCGATCAGCTTCCTGATGAATTACGACCGCCTCGAGTTCCTCGACGCGGTTGATGAGTTGGCCAAGCGCGTGGGCATGGAAGTGCCGCGCGATACCCAGCCGCGCACCGCCCAGCAGCAGGACGACAGCCGCGAGCTGTACTCGGCCCTGGATGCGGCCACGCGCTTCTTCCAGAAATCGCTGGAGGAAAGCGACAAGGCCCGCGCCTACCTGGACCAGCGCGGCGTAGACGAGGAAAACCGCACGCGGTTCGCGATCGGCTATGCGCCCGACGGCTACAGCGCGTTGAAGGACGCACTGGGCAAGGACGAGCGGCGCATGAAGCTGCTGGACCGCGCCGGGCTGTTTTCCAAGAACGATCGCGGCCATGTCTACGACAAGTTCCGCGACCGGGTGATGTTCCCGATCTTCGACCGCCGCGGCCGCGTGATCGCCTACGGCGGCCGGGTCATGGAGAAGGACGACGGCCCCAAGTACCTCAACTCGCCCGAGACCGCGCTGTTCCACAAGGGCCGCGAACTGTACGGCCTGTGGCAGGTGCGCCAGGCCAACCAGAAGATCGAGCGGCTGATCGTGGTCGAAGGCTACATGGACGTGGTCTCGCTGTTCCAGTACGGGGTCACCCAGGCGGTGGCCACGCTGGGCACGGCCACCACGCCGGACCACGCCGAGCTGCTGTTCCGCAATGCGCCGGACGTGTTCTTCTGCTTCGACGGTGACGCCGCCGGCCGCCGCGCAGGCTGGCGCGCGCTGGAATCGGTGCTGCCGCGCATGAAGGACGGCCGCCAGGCGTTCTTCCTGTTCCTGCCCGATGGCGAAGATCCCGACACCATCGTGCGCAAGGAAGGCAGCGCCGCATTCGACGAACGCCTCAAGCAGGCCACGCCGCTGTCGCAGTTCTTCTTCGACGAGCTCACCCGCGAGGTCAACATGGCCACGCTGGACGGCAAGGCGCGGCTGGCCGAGCGGGCCAAGCCGATGCTGGCGCAGATTCCCGACGGCGCCTTCGGCGACCTGATGAAGCAGCAGCTGACCACGCTCACCGGGCTGGGTGCCCGGCCCACGGCATCGGCGCAGCCCTCGCGCCCATCACCGCGTGCGGTGGCACCCACCCAGCGCCGCAGCCTGGTGCGCGCGGCCATCGCGATCCTGCTGCAGCAGCCCTCGCTGGCCATGACCCTGGAAGGCCACCACTTCAACGGCCTGCGCCTGCCCGGCATTGAACTGCTGCTGGAGCTGCTGGGGTTGGTCGAACAGCGCCCGGACATCACCACCGGCGCACTGCTGGAGCATTTCGAGGGGCGCGAGGAACAGGCCTCCTTGCAGAAACTGGCCGCCCACACCCAGCCAGGCGACGAGGCGATGTGGACCGAGGAACTGCACGATGCGGTGGCCCAGCTTGAAAAGCAGCTGATGCGGCAACGCATGGATGAGCTTCAGGCAAAGCAGAGCCAGCAGGGTCTGGACGATACTGACAAGTACGAACTGCGCGAACTGCTCAAGGCGCGCAGCACCCTCCGCTTCTGA
- a CDS encoding beta-lactamase hydrolase domain-containing protein yields MALPAVADTLPFAQPRPRLYSAGQPSAAQLQQAADAGVTTVIDLRQPDEDRGFDETAAAERLGLRYVRIPVAGAAGLTDANAHALRTALAQSSGPVLVHCASGNRAGALLALLDARDGASVEHALQLGRDAGMTSLEAPTRALLEQAAAR; encoded by the coding sequence ATGGCACTGCCGGCAGTGGCCGACACGCTGCCCTTCGCGCAGCCGCGCCCCCGGCTGTACAGCGCCGGCCAGCCCAGTGCCGCCCAGCTGCAACAGGCCGCCGACGCCGGCGTCACCACCGTGATCGACCTGCGCCAGCCCGATGAAGACCGCGGCTTCGATGAAACCGCCGCCGCCGAACGCCTGGGCCTGCGCTATGTACGCATACCGGTGGCCGGCGCTGCCGGCCTGACCGACGCCAATGCGCACGCGCTGCGCACGGCACTGGCGCAGAGCAGCGGCCCGGTGCTGGTGCATTGCGCCTCCGGCAACCGCGCCGGTGCGCTGCTGGCGCTGTTGGACGCACGCGATGGCGCCTCGGTGGAGCATGCGCTGCAGCTGGGTCGCGATGCCGGCATGACCTCGCTGGAAGCGCCTACCCGCGCCCTGCTCGAACAGGCTGCCGCGCGTTGA